The following nucleotide sequence is from bacterium.
CAGCTCGGTCAGCGCCATCCGCAGCAGGTTCCGGTCTATGGCCGGCATGCGCTCCAGGGCCCACTCGTGCGAGTAGGCGCGGATCAACTCATCCACGGCATTGGCGTCGCGGAAGTACAGGTCGGCCAGGCGGCGGCCGAACATCTCGATCTCGGCCTGCAGCTTGTGGCGTTCCTCGGGCCGGAAGCCCCACTCGTCCATGAGCACCTGGATCGTGTGATCCGCGTTGCCCATGGCGGCTCCGGGGCCCTTGCCAATGTCCGCCTCAAACAGGATGCTGAGGGCCAGTTCTCTCGCCTTACGGCGTGCTCCAGCTTGTTTCACTCTGACCTCTCCGACTGCCAACCCCGTGGCGGCGCAGTCCACTGCGCCCGGGGCGCGATGGATCGCGCCCCTACTCCCCGCTGATCACCAGTACGCCGATGACACCGCCGATGACGATCAGGATCAGCATCAGCACTGCGGCCCAGAACCCGAAGATGAGGCCGGCCAGGCCGACGCCGAACCCGAAGGCGGCGCCCACCAGCGCCCGCCAGAACGGATGGATGGGGGCATAGTCGTTCACAGACGCTCCTCCTCGGCGCCGGACATGCGACGCTCCAGGAAATGGGTGTCTACCTGCCCGCGCCGGAAGTGGGCGTTGCCCAGCAGGCGCAGGTGGAACGGTATCGTGGTCCGGATCCCCCGCACGACCATGCCGCGCAGCGCACCCTCCATCTTGGCGATGGCCGCAGCGCGGTTGTGGTCCCAGCAGATGACCTTGGCCACCATGGGGTCGTAGTAAGACGAGATCGTGGAGCCTGCCACGACGCCGCTGTCCACGCGCACGCCCGGCCCGTGCGGCGCCCGCCATTCGGTCAGCGTCCCGGGCGAGGGCATGAAGTCGCGGTCGCCGTCCGCCGCCAGGATGCGGCATTCGATGGCATGGCCGTTGAACCAGATGCGCCCCTGCTCGTGGCCGAGCTTCTCGCCGGCGGCGATGCGGATCTGCTCGCGCACGATGTCCACGCCGGTCAGCATCTCGGTGACGGGGTGCTCGACCTGCACGCGGGTGTTCATCTCCATGAAGTAGAACTTCCCGCGCTTGTCGAGCAAGAACTCGATCGTCCCGGCGTTGACATAGCCCACTGTCTGCGCGGCCTTGACCGCCGCCTCACCCAGTCGCCGGCGCAGTGTGTTGGACACCGCCGGGCAGGGCGATTCCTCCAGCAGCTTCTGGTTGCGGTACTGGATCGAGCACTCGCGCTCGCCCAGGTGGATCACATTGCCATGCGTGTCGGCCAGGATCTGCACCTCGACGTGGCGCGGCTCCTCAACGTCCTTTTCCATGTACACGTCGCCGTTGCCGAAGGCCGCGCGCGCCTCG
It contains:
- the nusB gene encoding transcription antitermination factor NusB; protein product: MKQAGARRKARELALSILFEADIGKGPGAAMGNADHTIQVLMDEWGFRPEERHKLQAEIEMFGRRLADLYFRDANAVDELIRAYSHEWALERMPAIDRNLLRMALTELRHCPDVPVSAAINEAVELAKEYGGAESGKFVNGILGAYARDNQLEVGGKE
- the accC gene encoding acetyl-CoA carboxylase biotin carboxylase subunit, with the translated sequence MFEKILVANRGEIACRIMQACRELKIATVAVYSEADAEALHVRVADEAVCIGPPPNRDSYLNAANIISAAVITGAEAIHPGYGNLSEVPSFAEACEACKITFIGPPSSVISQMGDKAEARRVMHAAGVPIIPGSEGAISDLREARELADKMGYPVRVKAVSGGGGRGIRVVQNAEQMGPALETARAEARAAFGNGDVYMEKDVEEPRHVEVQILADTHGNVIHLGERECSIQYRNQKLLEESPCPAVSNTLRRRLGEAAVKAAQTVGYVNAGTIEFLLDKRGKFYFMEMNTRVQVEHPVTEMLTGVDIVREQIRIAAGEKLGHEQGRIWFNGHAIECRILAADGDRDFMPSPGTLTEWRAPHGPGVRVDSGVVAGSTISSYYDPMVAKVICWDHNRAAAIAKMEGALRGMVVRGIRTTIPFHLRLLGNAHFRRGQVDTHFLERRMSGAEEERL